ACCTGAATGTATTTTTCGagatttaataataattaaaaataaaggtttaacaaagaatacaaagtaATTTCTACGGAgccatcctttttttttcatgtttttttaaagcaaGATCGTCATCCTGAGAAAGAAAAATTTTATGTACCGACATCCTTGATTGGCCAGTGCACCTTATGCCCGAGCAATCGCTGCTTTTCTATAACACAGCCAAATAAGTTTGTGAATTACTGATTAAACAACATTTACATCAtctcataattattttaatgaacaAAGCGTAACTGACCACGCCCCCTTGCCATCCAATAATAGAATGGGGGAAATAAATATCAGGCGAGACTATAGGAGTTATGCACAATagatttttgtttgatatccAAATGCAACAGAGCACTGCAAATATTATGTCCTTTTTATTACCCCCAAGATCAGTTGTTGGTTCCATGGACATATATTAAGTTCATTGCTTGATAAAGCTGTAGAAACAGCACATTTGGCATCATTGTCAGAATTTTTCCAGAAATCGATGACCTTATATTCTGGTTGGATCTGAAATAATTCTTCTTAAGCTAAGAACGACCATATTCCACACCGTTTGTCGATATTTCaaaaccagaaaaaaaaacagattggCGCCTCATCGAAAGCTTTATTTCTTATCAAAATCAATGCAGTAAAATGAAGGATGCATCTTACAACTACTTATTCATGTTACTTGCTTCGATTTTAATATCACATTCCTGTTTGGCAAAGGTAAGTTCcagttaatttttttattttatcaaattcgatttttttccccCTAAATTGTTATGAAATGTTGATAAAGTAATGtcatatttatgatttttgtattCGAACGGTCAATCATTTTTATGAGCCGTGTCATTGTAATAATAATGCGCCTCGTCACGCCTATATGAAGTGCGTATAAATGTTTTGCGTCATGATTAGTAGGACTATCATTATAAGTTCATGTTCCATAATGGAAAAGAACATAACTTGTACGATTTAtttaccatattttatttttatattgaataGCGTTTAGGAGAGCGAATAGTGGATATTGTGagttcaatttgaaattaatttttaccGCCAAGTGATAAACTATTAGTTTATATGTTGCAAAAAGGAAAATCTCTACATGTCTGAGTTATTTGCGTTGTTTTTCGGTTTACCTTTTCCGATTATATTAATTCGAATTTCTGTTTAGCCGGTATTGCCTTATACTTATTTATCTGTCTGACGTAGCAATTCCTTAGATTCTGTagttttaactttatttttgtttatcaaataaaaattaaatttcaaaatggtgTCAAATACACCAATTTTTAACATATATGAGAGGTCTCTGCACCCTGAGACCATGGTGACACAATTGTTCCCTATCGCACGCCAGCAGTTCAGGGGCCATTTTCTTCAACGGGGTGAAAACCAGAGACCGGATATAGCGCCGATCTtttaaaatagaatgaaattaATCTGAAATCAATGATTGAAATATGAGATGATCTCGCAAACGTATGTTCTCCCTCAGATCAGATGATTGGACTTTATATCACTCTAATGTCaacattcctttatttttttggaaaacagTATGCGTGAATCTCAGAAAATACAGTAAGGAATGTGAGAGTATATTTCTTTTGCAAATAGGCCCCATCTATGCATTGATATAACAAGATACCAGTTGTATTGATCGatgtatgattattattgttaagtataaattgttgattataatttgtttagaataatacacagtaaaaaaaatatacaacgctgtttcctatatgaaccttacaataataattcaaacagtttaaacaactgtttacatcttaagcaacaaagtttaattttcaatatctaattttcatgaaattaaacatgtttGTTTAAATGGTTAAACATATtatgtaaggttcatatagtaaactgcgttgtataaaatcttaaacagagtttttactgtgtatgcaCCAAAATCTTTACATTACATCATACAGCTATACGTTCTTGttttaaactattttgtttatcAAATTAACTAACAGGTTTGAAAGAACATGCATTCGCACTTGAGTTCAAATAAAATGGTTATATAAAAATAGTTTTTTGGGATATAATAATGGTCTAAGATTCATAAAAATAAGTTCCCTCTCTATTAttaaaaaccaaacaaaaaacAGATTGTGTGTTGGACAGGTTGATGAATAACCAGAAAGCTGGGCATTTTATCTTCATCTTCAGCTTTGATATCAATCTAAGATTCTTTTCATACAAAACGAGCCTTCTATTATGTTGAACCCAATGTTCATTAAACTAGTATAGAcctatatatattttacttatCCATAGATGCCTACGTGTTTACCGTCGAAACAAGCAAATCGAATGTagttaaaatgtcatttttcttaaattcttAATGTGATTGTCCTGGCTTCACCGGCATGACTGGCTTAATATTCGTCCGATGTATTCCTGTACATAGGTTCTAATCCTAGTTTGTCTACAGGTTCTTCAACTACACTCTTAGAATAGCTGGGCAAAAAACATGCCCAACTTTTAACCGACCCTTGGCATTATACcctccacacaactattggttggAATCTGCCTAAGTTGGACTAATAAAAACTAATACTtcggtaataaatttgctcactTGGATGAAAATTGTCCAGAATATATTACCAACATACATTTCCCatcacagtggacagtatgttgcccaatattttaagtgtgtaatcacgctctaaaaaatattgggtaaaaattctccatgagggtaattatgtgtccaaccaacaagAGGACATTTCTTTtcggcatttttatttatccagcgggatgaaaattttgcccattctaaagtaattgctgctttttAAACCTTACTGGATAATATGCTTCCCTCATGGGTGAAATActaccccaaattggttggacgcATAATTACCCTCTTGCTGGTTAAAATttcacccaatattttttttacagtgcatagCGTCAATTCTCATTTAGCCggtttaccattttgtctatttttttttgtttggctATGATTAGATCACCTGTAATGAATTAACTTTTCACTTGACAAATTGCAAAATGGTGCATAGGCGAGGTGGAAATAATACCTTCTGAGCAGTGGACTAAATGATAATTAGACTACATAGTTTTTTAGACCAAGATATAGACCAAACTGCAAACACCAAATCGATATTGGACCATATTGGTCTAGCCCACGTTTAAGTCTATCTGAAGTGTAGACCGACTGCTGGTAGTTcaattgagtaaaaaaaaatccgtaCCTGTATGTATTAGTGCAGTAAGGGACTTTCACAATCGCTCTTGCGATCGTTTGCGATCATTTGTTCACAATATGGAATTagggggaaggccttggagtggtacAGAAGTTATCTTACTGGAAGAAAACAGTTTGTCTCCataaacaattctaattccGATTATAATGACATGATTTGCGGAGTACCCCAGGGTTCGCTTTGGGgccattattattcattctatATATCAACGATTTTCAGGATTCATCAAAGGCCTTGTCTTTCATATtatatgcagatgacaccagtgttttcttttcacataaaaatcctgATACTCTTGTAAACATAGTAAATACTGAACTCAGATGTATTCATGAATGGATCTGTTGTaacaaactttctttaaatgttGCAAAGACCCAGTGCATGCTTTTTAGTAATTCAATCACAGCTCTACCCAGGAACGTCtttcttaataatattttaatcgaTATTGTCGATTCAACGAAATTTCTTGGTCTATATAtagataacaaattttcatggaagCCGCACATTAcgtatttatcaaaacttttatcTAGAAATGTTGGCGTCATAAACAAACTAAAAACTTTTTTGCCTCCAAacgttttatcaaatttgtataatacccttattctttcttactTAAATTATGGGATATTAGCTTGGGGCAGTTCCTCTAGAAATCAGTTGGATAGACTACTACTTACACAGAAAAGAATAATGAGAATCATTTGTCATAAACACAGATTAGCTCACTCAGATCAATTGTTCTTCTccaataaagttttaaaaatacaggATTTGTACTCTCTTCGCCTGGGCTGCTTTATGTTTCAGTTAAACCAAGGAGAGCTGCCAACTTCCTTAAGTTTACTGTTTTTAAGAAACGAGATTTTGCACAGCTACCCCACCAGATTATCGTCATCTTTCCATCTTCCGAAGCTCAGAACTTTTTTACAAACAGAAGACTATTGTTTATACTGGTCCCCATCTTTGGAATTCTCTAGATGAAtctttaaaactgacaccaagctTATTTTCGTTCAAACATAAGCTTAAGACTACACTGATAAATAACTATAATGTTACACTATGATTTTTCTGCAGGAGGCTGTTCATTGTCCCATGTTTGTGCTTGAGTTGTTCTGATGTACTTGTCCCGTTTAGTGTAGTCTTGTATCGTCCCGTCTAGTTTGTAtctttttataccattttcattaattaatgatACTGTAATATTATTTTGGGGAACCTGAattacaagctccgctttccaAGGTTTCCCCCACAATATACAGCTAGCATTTAAGTTAAAACTGAACTTTCTAAAATTcaattatacattatatctGTGTACTGGACCTTTGTgaactatttcaatatttctaattgttaatttattctatactcacatttctgttgtaaaataattatctttgctgttattgtggaaataaacgaaatgaaatgaaaatatatgttgCATACAATTGCAACGGTTGTAGGCAGTCGcaccaccaattgtgaaaggaGCTTTACATTCGCTTCAACTGCCCTACTTTCAGATGTAGCATTTTCCCAGCGAGTTTTATTACGTTATATTCATCCTAAATTCAATTCAAGCCTATATTACActgaataaattcattttttttaaggacaaaTATTTTGTGCATCTATACGTGcatgataattattataatatttacaccgaaatcaatcaattaataaacaatataaataaACCAAGAACCCCTAcatcacttacatgtacaagctCACTTATCTTGCAATTCAGTTAATCAATGTCCGAAAACTCCAAGTGATCCGATATCACTATTTCTTCCGCCACATTCCGTAATTAAATggtttagaaaataaaaatgaaaatgaaatactttcaaacTTGGGGACCTTACAGTCTTTGAATGCGAATTATAAAGTTGAGATCGTTCTCACTGCAAACGCTTTAGGatataattttctaattttatcTCGCAATGAACATGTCAAAccttgaaaatgaataattcacAGATTTACCAAAATTACTAAGAGGCTTTAAAACTGACAGGCCCAGTAATACTGGGTTTAAGCAGAGCCATCGTCTGTAGAGTTGGTGTTAATGTTGATAGGATCGTCAAACATAGATGAATTTCGAACCTCCTTCCTCGTGAAAAGTTCCTTGACAGCCTGGCGGAACTCTTGATAACGGATACTGTAGATGATCGGATTGATGCTTGAGTTGACAGCAGCAAGCACGATGAAACCCTCAGAAATCGGGCTTTTCGTCTGGGGCTTAAGACGGAACAATCTTGTTATCAAGAGGAGAAACCGGTTAGGTGTCCAACAGATGATGTACGCCACTATGACCATAAACATCATTTTAATGACGGCTTTGCTAGCTGCTTGATGATAGGTCTTAGTACCTTCGAAACGCGTGGACTGCGCTTTGAGCTTGACAGCAATTAAGGTTTGAGTGACGACCATGATAGTTGCCGGTATGAACAACTGGATGGCTGTTACGTAGAAAGCAAATGCCGTCTGAAGCTCGTGAGACATCCTTCTAACTGCGCATCGATGATGTACCTTGTCCACTGTGATAATGAAGGCTTGAGGGATGCATGCAATCATTGCGCAGATCCACAAAATTACCACTACCTCAGAGACTCGGCGTCTGGTCAAAATCCTGCTGAAATAGATGGGGTATGAGACCGCGATGTAGCGCTCAACCGAGATTGCAGTCAGCAAGAAACTCGACAAGAAGGCCCACACCCACATGTAGAGCGGAGACCAGACCATCTTGCAGTAGAACTGCCCTAACCAGGATAGTGGGACAGCTTTAGCATATGGTGCGGGAAGCAACCCAACCGAGGTCAGAAGATCGGCAACCGCTAGTGCGCCTATCAGGGTGTCAGTGGATCGGCTCTTAGCTCGACGCTGAAAGAGAACGATGACTACCAAGAGGTTGCCGATGATGCCAATAACCCCAACAACTAGTTCCCCAGTTGTGACCAATGTCCAACGAATTGGAAACCAAGACCATGAGCTAATAGCATATGCATCATCACCAATATATTCATAACTTATTGTTGTAACGTCCCACTCATCGCCAAGTTCATGAAGCAGCGTATGGTTCAGACCAATCAAAGAGCCTACCTTGCCATCTTGAAGGGTGAAAATCTCGGTTGAATCAGGATCCTTATAAGGGTAAACACTGGTTCCCAAAACAGTTGTCATGGTCGCATTCGGCGTCGAGGACATGGCAGAGGAACTGGAGACAGCTTCTGGTGTTTCCATACACATTCCTTGGCaagagatgaaagaaagaaccACTAGTTGAATGAACCTAGACAGATCCATGTCCCCGTGAAACGTTAACAAAATAAGATCCTGAAAGATAGGCAGAGCAAGTTGAGGATTAAGATGGCATTTAGTGTATGAAAGAATAACTCAATATCCCGTGGCCAAATTGGGATACATAtatagatatttttattttcttgatttactCGACATGAACTACCATGGTATGAGTTCGtttttaaaggttaagtccaccccagaagaaggttggtttgaatcaatagagaaaaattgtaacaagcataacgctgaatatttcattacaatcgaatgtaaataagaaacttatgacattttaaagttttgcttatttttcacaaaacagttacaagTATATGCACACCCCATTGACAAAATATCATGCAAATGAgcgagtcaatgatgtcactaactcaccatttatttgtttttgtatttcttgaattatataatatttcattttttacagatcaAGGACCTTCTTGACCGcaccacaaaatattaaaacaatggtaTCTCACATGTTAATTGAGGAATGAGATTTTGTTTCGCATGACGACaggaagaaaattgaattatttcatagtccattaagtaaaatacaaaaaagaaatagtgagtgggtgatgccattagtctcctcatttgcatacctaccAGGATGTGTAAATAActgatttgtgaaattaagcgaaactttcaaatgacgGAACATTCTTAACAtacattaaattttgtttatttttcagttttatactggcttgatttgtttctttttattcaacaaCTTTACGTTGTGGTGGACTTGTAATTTAATTCACATTGTACTCGATATCttctatcaatttcattttttgcatgGGAAATAGGAGCAGTATCGTAGAAATAtccaaccccccccaaaaaaaaaaaaaaaagatcaaccaTGGTATGAGTTCgttttaaaggttaagtccaccccagaagaAGGTTggtttgaattaatagagaaaaattttaacaagcataacgctgaatatttcattacaatcgaatgtaaataagaaacttatgacattttaaagttttgcttatttttcacaaaacagttacaagTATATGCACACCCCATTGACAAAATATCATGCAAATGAgcgagtcaatgatgtcactaactcaccatttatttgtttttgtatttcttgaattatataatatttcattttttacggaTCAAGGACTTTCTTGACCGcaccacaaaatattaaaacaatggtaTCTCACATGTTAATTGAGGAATGAGATTTTGTTTCGCATGACCATGATGACGACaggaagaaaattgaattatttcatagtccattaagtaaaatacaaaaaagaaatagtgagtgggtgatgccattagtctcctcatttgcatacctaccAGGATGTGTAAATAActgatttgtgaaattaagcgaaactttcaaatgacgGAACATTCTTAACAtacattaaattttgtttatttttcagttttatactggcttgatttgtttctttttattcaactaCTTTACGTTGTGGTGGACTTGTAATTTAATTCACATTGTACTCGATATCttctatcaatttcattttttgcatgGGAAATAGGAGCAGTATCGTAGAAAtatccaacccccccccaaaaaaaaaaaagatcaaccaTGGTATGAGTTCGtttttaaaggttaagtccaccccagaagaaggttggtttgaatcaataaagaaaaattgtaacaagcataacgctgaatatttcattacaatcgaatgtaaataagaaacttatgacattttaaagttttgcttatttttcacaaaacagttacaagTATATGCACACCCCATTGACAAAATATCATGCAAATGAgcgagtcaatgatgtcactaattcaccatttatttgtttttgtatttcttgaattatataatatttcattttttacagatcaAGGACCTTCTTGACCGcaccacaaaatattaaaacaatggtaTCTCACATGTTAATTGAGGAATGAGATTTTGTTTCGCATGACGACaggaagaaaattgaattatttcatagtccattaagtaaaatacaaaaaagaaatagtgagtgggtgatgccattagtctcctcatttgcatacctaccAGGATGTGTAAATAActgatttgtgaaattaagcgaaactttcaaatgacgGAACATTCTTAACAtacattaaattttgtttatttttcagttttatactggcttgatttgtttctttttattcaacaaCTTTACGTTGTGGTGGACTTGTAATTTAATTCACATTGTACTCGATATCttctatcaatttcattttttgcatgGGAAATAGGAGCAGTATCGTAGAaatatccaccccccccccaaaaaaaaaaaaaagatcaaccaTGGTATGAGTTCgttttaaaggttaagtccaccccagaagaAGGTTggtttgaattaatagagaaaaattttaacaagcataacgctgaatatttcattacaatcgaatgtaaataagaaacttatgacattttaaagttttgcttatttttcacaaaacagttacaagTATATGCACACCCCATTGACAAAATATCATGCAAATGAgcgagtcaatgatgtcactaactcaccatttatttgtttttgtatttcttgaattatataatatttcattttttacagatcaAGGACCTTCTTGACCGcaccacaaaatattaaaacaatggtaTCTCACATGTTAATTGAGGAATGAGATTTTGTTTCGCATGACGACaggaagaaaattgaattatttcatagtccattaagtaaaatacaaaaaagaaatagtgagtgggtgatgccattagtctcctcatttgcatacctaccAGGATGTGTAAATAActgatttgtgaaattaagcgaaactttcaaatgacgGAACATTCTTAACAtacattaaattttgtttatttttcagttttatactggcttgatttgtttctttttattcaactaCTTTACGTTGTGGTGGACTTGTAATTTAATTCACATTGTACTCGATATCttctatcaatttcattttttgcatgGGAAATAGGAGCAGTATCGTAGAAAtatccaaccccccccccccaaaaaaaaaaagatcaaccaTGGTATGAGTTCGtttttaaaggttaagtccaccccagaagaaggttggtttgaatcaataaagaaaaattgtaacaagcataacgctgaatatttcattacaatcgaatgtaaataagaaacttatgacattttaaagttttgcttatttttcacaaaacagttacaagTATATGCACACCCCATTGACAAAATATCATGCAAATGAgcgagtcaatgatgtcactaattcaccatttatttgtttttgtatttcttgaattatataatatttcattttttacagatcaAGGACCTTCTTGACCGcaccacaaaatattaaaacaatggtaTCTCACATGTTAATTGAGGAATGAGATTTTGTTTCGCATGACGACaggaagaaaattgaattatttcatagtccattaagtaaaatacaaaaaagaaatagtgagtgggtgatgccattagtctcctcatttgcatacctaccAGGATGTGTAAATAActgatttgtgaaattaagcgaaactttcaaatgacgGAACATTCTTAACAtacattaaattttgtttatttttcagttttatactggcttgatttgtttctttttattcaacaaCTTTACGTTGTGGTGGACTTGTAATTTAATTCACATTG
This region of Lytechinus variegatus isolate NC3 chromosome 18, Lvar_3.0, whole genome shotgun sequence genomic DNA includes:
- the LOC121431857 gene encoding somatostatin receptor type 5-like, coding for MDLSRFIQLVVLSFISCQGMCMETPEAVSSSSAMSSTPNATMTTVLGTSVYPYKDPDSTEIFTLQDGKVGSLIGLNHTLLHELGDEWDVTTISYEYIGDDAYAISSWSWFPIRWTLVTTGELVVGVIGIIGNLLVVIVLFQRRAKSRSTDTLIGALAVADLLTSVGLLPAPYAKAVPLSWLGQFYCKMVWSPLYMWVWAFLSSFLLTAISVERYIAVSYPIYFSRILTRRRVSEVVVILWICAMIACIPQAFIITVDKVHHRCAVRRMSHELQTAFAFYVTAIQLFIPATIMVVTQTLIAVKLKAQSTRFEGTKTYHQAASKAVIKMMFMVIVAYIICWTPNRFLLLITRLFRLKPQTKSPISEGFIVLAAVNSSINPIIYSIRYQEFRQAVKELFTRKEVRNSSMFDDPININTNSTDDGSA